One Magnetococcus sp. PR-3 DNA window includes the following coding sequences:
- the cysZ gene encoding sulfate transporter CysZ: MNGVGYLLRGLKLLPHPRVRPFVVVPLLLNFVLFGLGFYYLFDLMGFLQDKVEAWLPDLLSWLSFLVFPVVFVVALLLVFYTFTIIANILGSPFNGVLAERVEELAKGKPPVTTDAESWKAVIAGAPGAIFNELGKLLYMVKWMIIGSILTIIAMFSVVMAPMIPVILFMIAAWLLAVEYADYATDNNGLRASQSRALLKRQRFHAMGFGGAAVLMTWIPLLNLLAMPASVAGATLMWVEQLEGVWTQELASRES; this comes from the coding sequence ATGAATGGTGTTGGTTATCTGTTGCGCGGGTTAAAGCTGCTACCCCACCCACGGGTTCGTCCCTTTGTGGTTGTGCCGCTCCTGTTAAATTTTGTTCTTTTTGGTCTGGGGTTTTACTATCTGTTTGATCTTATGGGTTTTCTCCAAGACAAGGTTGAGGCTTGGTTGCCTGACCTTTTATCGTGGCTCTCCTTTTTGGTTTTTCCCGTTGTGTTTGTGGTGGCGTTACTGCTGGTTTTCTACACGTTCACCATCATTGCCAACATTTTAGGGTCACCTTTTAATGGTGTGTTGGCCGAACGGGTGGAGGAGTTGGCCAAGGGAAAACCCCCCGTGACAACCGATGCAGAGTCATGGAAAGCTGTTATCGCAGGGGCGCCTGGGGCTATTTTTAATGAGCTGGGTAAACTGCTTTATATGGTTAAGTGGATGATCATTGGTAGCATCTTGACCATTATCGCTATGTTTAGTGTTGTTATGGCACCCATGATCCCAGTGATCTTGTTTATGATAGCCGCATGGTTGTTGGCTGTTGAGTATGCCGATTACGCCACAGACAATAATGGATTAAGAGCAAGCCAAAGCCGGGCTTTGCTGAAGCGGCAGAGGTTTCACGCCATGGGCTTTGGCGGGGCAGCAGTCTTGATGACCTGGATCCCCCTGTTAAACCTTCTGGCCATGCCAGCCTCGGTGGCGGGTGCAACCTTGATGTGGGTGGAACAGTTGGAAGGGGTCTGGACACAGGAGTTGGCAAGCCGGGAGTCATAA
- a CDS encoding CreA family protein has product MKKFFLVALSTALLLGSTANAEIIGSVDTTFKMLGANDKIVIEAFDDPKVEGVSCHLSRAKKGGISGSMGLATDRSDASIACRQIGPISFKSEIKDGEKVFTKKTSLLFKSMQVVRFFDRKRNTLIYLVYSDRLINGSPKNAISTVPVMPWQSK; this is encoded by the coding sequence TGAAGAAGTTTTTTTTGGTGGCCCTTAGTACGGCATTGCTGTTGGGCTCCACGGCCAATGCTGAAATTATTGGTAGCGTTGATACCACGTTTAAAATGTTGGGTGCCAACGATAAAATTGTTATCGAAGCGTTTGATGATCCTAAGGTAGAAGGGGTTTCATGCCACCTTAGCCGTGCTAAAAAAGGCGGTATTTCTGGTAGTATGGGGTTGGCAACAGATCGTTCAGATGCCTCGATTGCCTGCCGGCAAATTGGCCCTATCTCCTTTAAGTCTGAAATCAAAGATGGTGAAAAGGTCTTTACCAAAAAAACCTCCCTGTTGTTTAAGAGCATGCAGGTGGTGCGGTTTTTTGACCGTAAGCGTAATACCCTGATCTATTTGGTCTATAGTGATCGTCTGATCAATGGTTCACCCAAGAATGCCATCTCGACTGTTCCTGTTATGCCGTGGCAGTCTAAATAA